In Azospirillaceae bacterium, a genomic segment contains:
- a CDS encoding VOC family protein, with the protein MKYLHTMVRVTDLEASLDFYVNKLGLKLVRRNDYEKGRFTLVYLAAEGSPDAEVELTYNWDPEVYTGGRNFGHLAFAVDDIYATCQRLMDAGVTINRPPRDGHMAFVRSPDQISIELLQAGGSLPPQEPWASMPNTGAW; encoded by the coding sequence ATGAAATACCTGCACACCATGGTGCGCGTCACCGACCTGGAGGCCTCGCTGGACTTCTACGTCAACAAGCTGGGCCTGAAGCTGGTGCGCCGCAACGACTATGAGAAGGGCCGCTTCACCCTGGTCTACCTGGCGGCCGAGGGCAGCCCGGATGCCGAGGTCGAGTTGACCTACAACTGGGATCCGGAGGTCTACACCGGCGGCCGCAACTTCGGCCACCTGGCGTTCGCCGTGGACGACATCTACGCCACCTGCCAGCGGCTGATGGACGCAGGCGTGACCATCAATCGGCCGCCGCGCGACGGCCATATGGCCTTCGTCCGCTCCCCCGACCAGATCTCGATTGAGCTGTTGCAGGCCGGCGGTTCGCTGCCGCCGCAGGAGCCCTGGGCCTCCATGCCCAACACCGGCGCCTGGTAA
- a CDS encoding MMPL family transporter, whose protein sequence is MLTSLPRIIDAVIFRHRKVVLILFALATAFFAWQASHLAVDTAYEKQLPQDHPYMKTFLQYQKEFGGANRVVVALSVKQGDIYTPEFFTKLKQVTDEVFFIPGVDRASVTSLYTPNVRFIEIVEDGFSGGNVIPAEFKATPEWLNVVRGNVLKSGQVGRLVAEDFTAALVNIQLLDRDPTTGAKLDYMEVAKRLEAIRAKYGSDTVDIHIIGFAKAMGDVADGTVGVVVFFGIAFVITALLVYVYGRSARMTAVLLALSVVTVIWQAGLLVLMGLAMDPMSILVPFLVFAIAISHGVQNVGTITQEIGKGADAFSAARISFQRLLVPGASALVADAIAFLTIRIVKIQMIQDLALSASVGMVIIVLTHLIILPITLSFLPLGDNYRRRVAHQVDRFDAVWKMFTVFARPKGAIPALLIGLAVFAWAHHESGRRVIGDAEAGVPELWPDSRYNKDADFIAGHFAIGVDIIQVIAEAPANGCIDYHVASQVDDFAWQIRNVEGVQSTLSLPQVMKTVNMGWNEGNLNWRVLPRNSQVLVRTVSPVETSTGLLNADCSVMPVMIFTKDHRAETIDRVVKAVETYNQAHHTSEKDKSPIHFRLATGSVGVMAATNQAVTQAETPMLLWVYGTVLVFCAITFRSVVGTIATVLPLVVVSFLCDALMAELKIGLKTSTLPVTALGVGIGVDYGLYIFNRLQSYLKHGLGFAEAYYKTLQETGSSILFTALTLAVGVATWAFSALKFQANMGELLTFVFIANMLGAIILLPAIAAMLYRLFPRLFEGEVKRAQKRNFVAH, encoded by the coding sequence ATGCTGACGTCCCTGCCCCGTATCATTGACGCCGTGATCTTCCGCCACCGCAAGGTGGTGCTGATCCTGTTCGCGCTGGCCACCGCCTTCTTCGCCTGGCAGGCCAGCCACCTGGCGGTGGACACGGCGTATGAGAAGCAGCTGCCGCAAGACCACCCCTACATGAAGACCTTCCTGCAATATCAGAAGGAATTCGGCGGGGCCAACCGGGTGGTCGTGGCGCTGAGCGTCAAGCAGGGCGACATCTACACGCCGGAGTTCTTCACCAAGCTGAAGCAGGTGACGGACGAGGTGTTCTTCATCCCCGGCGTGGACCGGGCCAGCGTCACCTCGCTCTACACCCCCAACGTCCGCTTCATCGAAATCGTGGAGGATGGGTTCAGCGGCGGCAACGTCATCCCGGCGGAGTTCAAGGCGACGCCGGAGTGGCTGAACGTGGTGCGCGGCAACGTGCTGAAGTCCGGCCAAGTGGGTCGCCTGGTGGCGGAGGACTTCACTGCCGCCCTGGTGAACATCCAGCTGCTGGACCGCGACCCCACCACCGGCGCCAAGCTGGACTATATGGAGGTCGCCAAGCGGTTGGAGGCCATCCGCGCCAAGTACGGCAGCGACACCGTCGACATCCACATCATCGGTTTCGCCAAGGCGATGGGCGACGTGGCCGACGGCACGGTGGGCGTCGTCGTCTTCTTCGGCATCGCCTTCGTCATCACCGCCTTGCTGGTCTATGTCTACGGCCGGTCGGCCCGCATGACGGCCGTGCTGCTGGCCCTGTCGGTGGTCACCGTCATCTGGCAGGCCGGCCTGCTGGTGCTGATGGGCCTGGCCATGGACCCCATGTCCATCCTGGTGCCCTTCCTGGTGTTCGCCATCGCCATCAGCCACGGCGTGCAGAACGTGGGCACCATCACGCAGGAGATCGGCAAGGGTGCCGACGCCTTCTCCGCCGCGCGCATCAGTTTCCAGCGCCTGCTGGTGCCTGGTGCCTCCGCCCTGGTGGCCGACGCCATCGCCTTCCTGACCATCCGCATCGTCAAGATCCAGATGATCCAGGACCTGGCGCTGTCGGCCTCCGTCGGCATGGTCATCATCGTGCTGACCCACCTGATCATCCTGCCGATCACCCTGTCCTTCCTACCGCTGGGCGACAACTATCGCCGCCGCGTGGCGCACCAGGTGGACCGGTTCGACGCGGTTTGGAAGATGTTCACCGTCTTCGCCCGGCCCAAGGGCGCCATCCCGGCCCTGCTGATCGGCCTGGCCGTCTTCGCCTGGGCCCACCATGAGTCCGGCCGCCGCGTCATCGGCGATGCCGAGGCCGGCGTGCCCGAACTGTGGCCGGACAGCCGCTACAACAAGGATGCCGACTTCATCGCCGGCCACTTCGCCATCGGCGTGGACATCATCCAGGTCATCGCCGAGGCACCGGCCAACGGCTGCATCGACTATCATGTCGCGTCCCAGGTGGACGACTTCGCCTGGCAGATCCGCAATGTGGAGGGGGTGCAGTCCACCCTGTCCCTGCCCCAGGTGATGAAGACCGTCAACATGGGCTGGAACGAGGGCAACCTGAACTGGCGGGTGCTGCCCCGCAACAGCCAGGTGCTGGTCCGCACCGTCTCACCGGTGGAAACCTCCACCGGCCTGCTGAACGCCGACTGTTCCGTCATGCCGGTGATGATCTTCACCAAGGACCATCGGGCCGAAACCATCGACCGCGTGGTCAAGGCGGTGGAGACCTACAACCAGGCCCACCACACCTCGGAAAAAGATAAGAGCCCCATCCACTTCCGCCTGGCCACCGGCAGCGTCGGCGTCATGGCCGCCACCAACCAGGCGGTGACCCAGGCAGAGACGCCCATGCTGCTGTGGGTCTACGGCACCGTGCTGGTGTTCTGTGCTATCACCTTCCGCTCCGTCGTCGGCACCATCGCCACCGTGCTGCCGCTGGTGGTGGTCTCCTTCCTGTGCGACGCGCTGATGGCCGAGCTTAAGATCGGCCTGAAGACCAGCACCCTGCCCGTCACGGCGCTGGGCGTGGGCATCGGCGTGGACTACGGCCTCTACATCTTCAACCGCCTGCAATCCTACCTGAAGCATGGGCTGGGCTTCGCCGAGGCCTACTACAAGACCTTGCAGGAAACCGGCAGTTCCATCCTGTTCACCGCATTGACCCTGGCGGTGGGGGTGGCCACCTGGGCGTTCTCCGCCCTGAAATTCCAGGCCAACATGGGTGAACTGCTGACCTTCGTCTTCATCGCCAACATGTTGGGCGCCATCATCCTGCTGCCCGCCATCGCCGCCATGCTGTACCGCCTGTTCCCCCGCCTGTTCGAGGGTGAGGTCAAGCGGGCGCAGAAGCGGAACTTCGTGGCGCACTGA
- a CDS encoding YCF48-related protein has protein sequence MMKCRSLAVRLSAGLLSLALASSLAPGDNLQAREVAAGDNATSSSADGAGPDAAAAKAGVAPAAPIPAMIAPLAAKSLLLGAALAGNRLVAVGERGHILLSDDNGHAWRQVPVPANATLTAVRFIDAKQGWAVGHDATILHTADGGDSWTLQNFAPDWEQPLMDVLFDDADHGIAVGAYGLYLETADGGRTWTKRRITEDDLHLNAILAIGGDNRLIVGEAGGVYTSADRGRTWTKRDLGYEGSMFGGTLVDGKTIIVFGLQGHAFRSTNGGEAWQPVDTGTKAGLMGGLATPDGHVVLVGALGTVLTSTDAGATFTLTYRPDRLALADAVRGSDGGLILFGDEGPKLAGALP, from the coding sequence ATGATGAAATGCCGATCCCTCGCCGTCCGGCTGTCCGCCGGACTTCTGTCCCTGGCCCTGGCCTCCAGCCTCGCCCCCGGGGACAACCTTCAGGCGAGGGAGGTGGCGGCAGGCGACAATGCCACGTCGTCTTCCGCCGATGGGGCCGGGCCTGACGCCGCCGCCGCCAAGGCCGGCGTGGCACCGGCCGCCCCCATCCCGGCGATGATCGCCCCGCTGGCCGCCAAGTCCCTGCTGCTGGGCGCCGCCCTGGCCGGCAACCGCCTGGTGGCGGTGGGTGAACGCGGCCACATCCTGCTATCCGATGACAACGGCCATGCCTGGCGCCAGGTGCCGGTGCCGGCCAACGCCACCCTGACGGCCGTGCGCTTCATCGATGCCAAGCAGGGCTGGGCCGTGGGCCATGACGCCACCATCCTGCACACGGCCGATGGCGGTGACAGCTGGACCCTGCAGAACTTCGCGCCCGACTGGGAACAGCCCCTGATGGACGTGCTGTTCGATGATGCCGACCACGGCATCGCGGTCGGCGCCTACGGCCTGTACCTGGAGACGGCCGACGGCGGCCGGACCTGGACCAAGCGCCGCATCACCGAGGACGATCTGCACCTGAACGCCATCCTGGCCATAGGCGGCGACAACCGCCTGATCGTGGGTGAGGCCGGCGGCGTCTATACCAGCGCCGACAGGGGCCGCACCTGGACCAAGCGCGACCTGGGCTACGAGGGCTCAATGTTCGGCGGCACGCTGGTGGACGGCAAAACCATCATCGTCTTCGGCCTTCAGGGCCACGCCTTCCGCAGCACCAACGGTGGGGAGGCCTGGCAGCCGGTGGACACGGGCACCAAGGCCGGGCTGATGGGGGGCCTGGCCACGCCCGACGGCCATGTCGTGCTGGTGGGTGCGCTGGGCACGGTGCTGACCAGCACCGACGCCGGCGCCACCTTCACGCTGACCTACCGTCCCGACCGCCTGGCCCTGGCCGACGCGGTGCGGGGTAGCGACGGCGGCCTGATCCTGTTCGGGGATGAGGGGCCGAAACTGGCCGGCGCCCTACCTTAA
- a CDS encoding CehA/McbA family metallohydrolase translates to MSFLAFLRGLAAALTLGLCFPAWAGETQVVMTGTLHAGDNQTYRELPFTVPAGVGKITVDVSWDSLEKGTYLVLGLYDPERNRGWGGAIKPHFVVADGFASPSYLPGPIVPGQWRLSLAVASIRPGVTSPYTVKITLATGPEAQRFSDTPLRTGAGWYRGDLHSHTGHSDAACRSLSGAATPCPLFLSLQAAVDHKLDFLVVTDHNVSSHVADMGNLAAYFDTLLLIPGREMTTQNGHFNLLGITDFVDFRLGPKGIPTINGMFDAAKGTGALVSINHPEIPTGEACLGCGWNAPDTDYGRVQSVEVANGGIAADQGGFDDGAGSGVAFWEAQLSRGYHLTGVGGSDNHDAVDGRKDISPVGAQSPVGFPATVVHADALSQPAILNGIRSGRVFIDLEGAHPGRVLDMAASAGGATAVMGATLARDAAAPIVAHIHVAGAKGAHIDLIADGQGQKLIRDPVLRDDDQTVDVTFPAGQDIHWFRADVRAADGRRILIGNPIYVAPKG, encoded by the coding sequence ATGTCCTTCTTGGCTTTCCTGCGCGGCCTGGCGGCCGCGCTGACCCTAGGTCTTTGCTTCCCCGCCTGGGCGGGGGAGACGCAGGTGGTGATGACCGGCACCCTGCATGCCGGGGATAACCAGACCTACCGCGAGCTGCCCTTCACCGTGCCGGCCGGCGTGGGCAAGATCACCGTCGATGTCAGCTGGGACAGCCTGGAAAAGGGCACCTACCTGGTGCTGGGGCTGTATGACCCGGAACGCAACCGCGGCTGGGGCGGGGCGATCAAGCCGCATTTCGTCGTGGCCGACGGCTTCGCCTCACCCTCCTACCTGCCCGGTCCCATCGTGCCGGGGCAATGGCGCCTCAGCCTGGCCGTGGCCAGCATCCGTCCTGGCGTGACCTCGCCCTACACGGTCAAGATCACGCTGGCCACCGGGCCGGAGGCGCAGCGGTTCAGCGACACGCCGCTGCGGACCGGTGCCGGCTGGTATCGCGGCGATCTGCACAGCCACACCGGCCACAGCGATGCCGCCTGCCGCAGCCTGTCGGGTGCCGCGACACCGTGCCCCTTGTTCCTCAGCCTGCAGGCGGCGGTGGACCATAAGCTGGATTTCCTGGTGGTCACCGACCACAACGTCAGCAGCCATGTGGCCGACATGGGCAACTTGGCCGCCTATTTTGATACCCTGCTGCTGATACCGGGGCGGGAAATGACCACGCAGAACGGCCATTTCAACCTGCTGGGCATTACCGATTTCGTGGATTTCCGCCTGGGCCCGAAGGGCATCCCGACCATCAACGGCATGTTCGACGCCGCCAAAGGGACGGGGGCGCTGGTGTCGATCAACCACCCGGAAATCCCGACGGGGGAGGCCTGCCTGGGTTGCGGCTGGAATGCGCCGGACACCGATTACGGCCGGGTGCAGTCGGTCGAGGTGGCCAACGGCGGCATCGCCGCTGACCAGGGTGGCTTCGACGACGGCGCCGGCTCCGGCGTGGCCTTCTGGGAGGCGCAGCTGAGCCGGGGGTATCACCTGACCGGGGTGGGCGGCAGCGACAACCATGACGCCGTCGATGGGCGCAAGGACATCTCGCCGGTGGGGGCGCAGTCGCCGGTGGGGTTCCCGGCCACGGTGGTCCACGCCGACGCGCTGTCGCAGCCGGCCATCCTGAACGGCATCCGGTCCGGCCGCGTCTTCATCGACCTGGAGGGCGCGCATCCCGGGCGGGTGCTGGACATGGCGGCCAGCGCCGGCGGGGCGACGGCGGTGATGGGGGCGACGCTGGCGCGGGATGCGGCGGCGCCCATCGTGGCGCACATCCATGTCGCCGGTGCCAAGGGGGCCCACATCGACCTGATCGCCGACGGGCAGGGGCAAAAGCTGATCCGCGACCCTGTCCTGCGGGATGACGACCAGACCGTGGACGTGACCTTTCCCGCCGGCCAGGACATCCACTGGTTTCGCGCCGATGTCCGCGCCGCCGACGGTCGCCGCATCCTGATTGGCAATCCCATCTACGTGGCGCCGAAGGGGTAA
- a CDS encoding DUF1302 domain-containing protein — MVANVYGKSCLKSRILAGVSGGALLGAIALPLFVSAPARALDFSSGDLQGSFNTTLTFGGLIRVQERDKALVGKANGGTAASINQDNGDLNYGTGLVSTGGRMTNELKLDYHEIGFFGRATFYYDPINNDANSTSGARTGNFTLSSTARDQSAAYARLLDAYAYGNFDLGDSMSLSLRAGNQVLSWGESTFIPNGINAINPVDVSALHQPGTELKEVFLPVPMVSANLGLTDRLSVEAFYQFKWEKTLLDPAGTYFSSDDALSPGARYLSLPFGNPLAHDTATQGAIQTNGSVVNPVLGQATPIAPFGTNVPRLNDHNGRDDGQFGFGVHYSVPELDDTDFGLFFMKYNSRVPDLSVKVGSFADFASDPTTFSNHSGYFADYANDIKMYGVSFSTSVEGVAIQGEYSYRQGQPLQYDAVDVLQAMLAAPTVYGLIQTGATQGAAAGSAQGIAAATASYQTAVNRVLSVAAPALVGTSYSSLPSAVQSTVAAAIAAAGGPASLAAAQAAGAAAGSAAGTTAGAQQAATAAAHIFNTNALIQRLGGIQGTTTAQIEQSASRLFGSTIQGYGRYDISQVQMTFTKDLPPMMGASQVILVGEVGADIVHNMPDGVHFSGTGTNVGGNATFLGLGGMDSVATSGFGTEFSWGYRLVARFDYLNAIGGINLMPRIVWEHDVHGTTPLPVGTFIDGRKAVSVGLTASLLDKWSADINYTNFFGGGDFNLIKDRDFVSFSVKYSF, encoded by the coding sequence ATGGTGGCGAACGTCTATGGGAAGTCGTGCCTGAAATCTCGCATCCTGGCGGGCGTCAGTGGCGGGGCCCTGTTGGGGGCCATCGCGCTGCCGCTATTCGTTTCCGCGCCGGCGCGCGCCCTGGACTTCAGCAGCGGCGATCTTCAAGGCAGCTTCAACACCACCTTGACCTTCGGTGGCCTGATCCGCGTGCAGGAACGCGACAAGGCGCTGGTGGGCAAGGCCAACGGCGGCACTGCCGCCTCCATCAACCAGGACAACGGCGACCTGAACTACGGCACCGGCCTGGTGTCGACCGGTGGTCGCATGACCAACGAGCTGAAGCTGGACTATCACGAGATCGGCTTCTTCGGTCGCGCGACCTTCTACTACGACCCGATCAACAACGACGCCAACAGCACGTCGGGTGCGCGCACCGGCAACTTCACGCTGAGCTCCACCGCCCGCGACCAGTCGGCGGCCTACGCGCGCCTGCTGGACGCCTATGCCTACGGCAACTTCGACCTGGGCGACAGCATGTCGCTGAGCCTGCGCGCCGGCAACCAAGTGCTGAGCTGGGGTGAAAGCACCTTCATCCCCAACGGCATCAACGCCATCAACCCGGTGGACGTGTCGGCTCTGCACCAGCCTGGCACGGAACTGAAGGAAGTCTTCCTGCCGGTACCCATGGTCAGCGCCAATCTGGGCCTGACCGACCGGCTGAGCGTGGAGGCGTTCTACCAGTTCAAATGGGAAAAGACCCTGCTGGACCCGGCGGGCACCTATTTCAGCAGCGACGACGCGCTGTCGCCGGGCGCCCGCTACCTGTCCCTCCCCTTCGGCAACCCGCTGGCGCACGACACCGCCACCCAGGGCGCCATCCAGACCAACGGCAGCGTCGTCAACCCGGTGCTGGGCCAGGCCACGCCCATCGCCCCGTTCGGCACCAACGTGCCGCGCCTGAACGACCACAACGGCCGCGACGACGGCCAGTTCGGCTTCGGCGTCCATTATTCCGTGCCGGAACTGGACGACACCGACTTCGGCCTGTTCTTCATGAAGTACAACAGCCGGGTGCCCGACCTGTCGGTCAAGGTGGGCAGCTTCGCCGACTTCGCGTCCGACCCCACCACCTTCAGCAACCACAGCGGCTACTTCGCCGACTACGCCAACGACATCAAGATGTACGGCGTCAGCTTCAGCACCAGTGTTGAAGGTGTCGCCATCCAGGGTGAGTACTCGTACCGGCAGGGCCAGCCGCTACAGTACGACGCCGTGGACGTGCTGCAGGCCATGCTGGCCGCCCCCACCGTCTACGGCCTGATCCAGACGGGCGCCACCCAGGGTGCCGCGGCCGGCTCCGCCCAGGGCATCGCCGCCGCCACCGCCTCGTACCAGACGGCGGTCAATCGGGTGTTGTCGGTGGCCGCACCGGCGCTGGTCGGCACGTCCTATAGTTCGCTGCCCTCCGCCGTGCAGTCGACGGTGGCGGCCGCCATCGCCGCCGCCGGCGGCCCGGCCTCGCTGGCCGCGGCGCAAGCCGCCGGTGCGGCGGCCGGATCCGCCGCCGGCACCACAGCCGGCGCGCAGCAGGCGGCCACCGCCGCCGCCCACATCTTCAACACCAACGCGCTGATCCAGCGCCTGGGCGGCATCCAAGGCACCACCACGGCGCAGATCGAGCAGAGCGCGTCCCGCCTGTTCGGCAGCACCATCCAGGGCTATGGCCGGTACGACATCAGTCAGGTGCAGATGACCTTCACCAAGGACCTGCCGCCCATGATGGGCGCCAGCCAGGTCATCCTGGTGGGTGAGGTCGGCGCCGACATCGTGCACAACATGCCGGACGGCGTGCACTTCTCCGGCACCGGCACCAACGTCGGCGGCAACGCCACCTTCCTGGGCCTGGGCGGCATGGACAGCGTGGCCACCAGCGGTTTCGGCACCGAATTCTCGTGGGGTTACCGCCTGGTCGCCCGTTTCGATTACCTGAACGCCATCGGCGGCATCAACCTGATGCCGCGCATCGTGTGGGAACATGACGTGCACGGCACCACGCCGCTGCCCGTCGGCACCTTCATCGATGGCCGCAAGGCGGTGTCGGTCGGCCTGACCGCCTCCCTGCTGGACAAGTGGTCGGCCGACATCAACTACACCAACTTCTTCGGCGGCGGCGACTTCAACCTGATCAAGGACCGCGATTTCGTCAGCTTCAGCGTGAAGTATTCGTTCTGA
- a CDS encoding EAL domain-containing protein, which produces MTPPPSSEASSSSPTPAAPAEAKPLGTGAAKPLGTGTKVQLPLRKRLSYKQARNTAIITLALGLILNTGQITYDLFNVEQQTDQLVQQVLATSRQPAAEAAYAFDQALAERVLTGLFEYRPLYHAVIYEDFGNQLAAKDRPEAEGGLKWLAEILLPQEKSFSIPLVIERHQQNVGVLKVSVDRYLIALDFFRRSAVVLGVGLVWTVALALILVVVFYISLSKPFLRLTRGIAAVDARRPADLLLSVPPQHTDDELGLLASTTNELLLEFDRALVERERVENSLRERDTHLSGIMDNVADGIITLDEDLRVATMNRAAHRLFGYEDGQAAGRPFVGFIADDDWPRVSAELMASLRRHGSSHGGEQRSEVQGRRHDGTSFAIAFGVSKMRVGSSRTAICVIQDITQRKRAERAVRESEERLKQAVSATRSGVFDSDFTTGLTWWSPEFLEMLGYPSGASPWHDKPLEALLHPDDTAATLGTIERYLSGESGDYVSLFRLRKSDGGWLWTEARGLAIRDERGRPLRFTGTMTDVTDRKRFEEQLLYVSTHDPLTGLANRTLLQDRLQHAIAHGERKGTSVAVLVMDLDRFKLVNDSLGSQVGDKLLRALGQRLVSCVRAADTVGRMGADEFMVIAEDLPEPQAAARIAEAILVGLTRPFAIDGQQLFITTSIGISLFPGDAKDTDALLRDAATAMDNAKAGGGNSYQFFTPRMNEEAVARLSMEHALREALDLNQFTLHYQPKMDLETLKPIGTEALIRWTHPEMGPISPARFIPMAEENGLIVPIGEWVMRTALAQIRAWQEQGLQPLPVAVNVSVRQVSSGQFGERVNQLLQEYGVGPKFLELEITETAMMSNLAYIADTLAELRAQGISIAIDDFGTGYSSLSYLRRLPITTLKIDRSFVAEATSNTDTAAIAATIIAMGRQLGLTVVAEGIETQEQLDFLRRHQCDQLQGFFFSKPLPADDFCKTFLKPAQMRAVAS; this is translated from the coding sequence ATGACGCCCCCACCGTCCTCCGAGGCATCGTCGTCCTCCCCGACCCCGGCGGCGCCGGCGGAGGCGAAGCCGTTGGGGACGGGTGCGGCGAAGCCGTTAGGGACCGGAACCAAGGTGCAGCTGCCCCTGCGCAAGCGCCTGTCCTACAAGCAGGCGCGCAACACCGCCATCATCACCCTGGCATTGGGCCTGATCCTCAACACCGGCCAGATCACCTACGACCTGTTCAACGTCGAACAGCAGACCGACCAGCTGGTACAGCAGGTGCTGGCCACCTCGCGCCAACCGGCGGCGGAGGCGGCCTACGCCTTCGACCAGGCCCTGGCGGAACGGGTGCTGACCGGCCTGTTCGAGTACCGGCCCCTCTATCATGCCGTGATCTATGAGGATTTCGGCAACCAGCTGGCCGCCAAGGACCGGCCGGAGGCGGAGGGCGGCCTGAAATGGCTGGCCGAAATCCTGCTGCCGCAGGAAAAGAGCTTCTCTATCCCCCTGGTCATCGAACGCCACCAGCAGAACGTGGGTGTGCTGAAGGTCAGCGTCGACCGTTACCTGATCGCCCTGGACTTCTTCCGCCGGTCCGCCGTGGTGCTGGGCGTGGGCCTGGTGTGGACGGTGGCCCTGGCCCTGATCCTGGTGGTGGTCTTCTACATCTCGCTGTCCAAGCCCTTCCTGCGGCTGACGCGCGGCATCGCCGCGGTGGACGCGCGACGCCCGGCCGACCTGCTGCTGAGCGTGCCGCCGCAGCACACGGATGACGAGCTGGGCCTGCTGGCCAGCACGACGAATGAACTGCTGCTGGAATTCGACCGCGCGCTGGTGGAGCGCGAGCGGGTGGAGAACAGCCTGCGTGAACGCGACACCCACCTGTCCGGCATCATGGACAACGTGGCCGACGGCATCATCACCCTGGATGAGGACCTGCGCGTCGCCACCATGAACCGCGCCGCCCACCGCCTGTTCGGGTATGAGGACGGCCAGGCGGCCGGCCGGCCCTTCGTCGGCTTCATCGCCGATGACGACTGGCCCCGCGTGTCGGCCGAACTGATGGCCAGCCTGCGCCGCCACGGCAGCAGCCATGGCGGGGAGCAGCGGTCGGAGGTGCAGGGCCGCCGCCACGACGGCACCAGCTTCGCCATCGCCTTCGGCGTCAGCAAGATGCGGGTGGGCAGCAGCCGCACCGCCATCTGCGTCATCCAGGACATCACCCAGCGCAAGCGGGCGGAACGCGCCGTGCGCGAAAGCGAGGAGCGGCTGAAGCAGGCCGTCAGCGCCACCCGGTCCGGTGTGTTCGACAGCGACTTCACCACCGGCCTGACATGGTGGAGCCCGGAATTCCTGGAGATGCTGGGCTATCCGTCCGGCGCCAGCCCCTGGCACGACAAGCCGCTGGAAGCCCTGCTGCACCCCGACGATACGGCCGCCACCCTGGGTACCATCGAGCGCTACCTGTCCGGCGAAAGCGGCGACTATGTCAGCCTGTTCCGCCTGCGCAAGAGCGACGGCGGCTGGCTGTGGACCGAGGCGCGCGGCCTGGCCATCCGGGATGAGCGCGGCCGTCCCCTGCGCTTCACCGGCACCATGACCGACGTGACCGACCGCAAGCGCTTCGAGGAGCAGCTGCTGTACGTCAGTACCCACGATCCGCTGACCGGCCTGGCCAACCGCACGCTGTTGCAGGACCGCCTGCAGCACGCCATCGCCCATGGCGAACGCAAGGGCACCTCGGTCGCCGTGCTGGTCATGGATCTGGATCGGTTCAAGCTGGTGAACGACAGCCTGGGCAGCCAGGTGGGCGACAAGCTGCTGCGCGCCCTGGGCCAGCGGCTGGTGTCCTGCGTGCGCGCCGCCGACACGGTGGGCCGCATGGGGGCGGACGAATTCATGGTGATCGCGGAAGACCTGCCGGAGCCGCAGGCCGCCGCCCGCATCGCCGAGGCCATCCTGGTGGGCCTGACCCGGCCCTTCGCCATCGACGGCCAGCAGCTGTTCATCACCACGTCCATCGGCATCAGCCTGTTCCCCGGCGACGCCAAGGACACCGACGCCCTGCTGCGCGACGCCGCCACCGCCATGGACAACGCCAAGGCGGGCGGCGGAAACAGCTATCAGTTCTTCACCCCCCGCATGAACGAGGAGGCGGTGGCCCGCCTGTCCATGGAACACGCCCTGCGCGAGGCCCTGGACCTGAACCAGTTCACCCTGCACTACCAGCCCAAGATGGACCTGGAAACGCTGAAGCCCATCGGGACCGAGGCGCTGATCCGCTGGACCCATCCGGAGATGGGCCCCATATCCCCCGCCCGCTTCATCCCCATGGCGGAGGAGAACGGCCTGATCGTGCCCATCGGCGAATGGGTGATGCGCACCGCCCTGGCCCAGATCCGCGCCTGGCAGGAACAGGGGCTGCAGCCCCTACCGGTGGCGGTCAACGTGTCGGTCCGCCAGGTGTCGTCGGGCCAGTTCGGCGAACGGGTGAACCAGCTGCTGCAGGAATACGGCGTGGGGCCGAAGTTCCTGGAACTGGAGATCACCGAGACGGCGATGATGTCCAACCTGGCCTATATCGCCGACACCCTGGCGGAGTTGCGCGCCCAGGGCATTTCCATCGCCATCGACGATTTTGGCACGGGCTATTCCTCGCTGTCCTACCTGCGGCGCCTGCCCATCACCACGCTGAAGATCGACCGGTCCTTCGTGGCGGAGGCGACGTCCAACACCGACACCGCCGCCATCGCCGCCACCATCATCGCCATGGGCCGGCAGTTGGGCCTGACCGTGGTGGCGGAGGGAATCGAGACGCAGGAACAGCTGGACTTCCTGCGCCGCCACCAGTGCGACCAGCTTCAGGGCTTCTTCTTCTCAAAACCGCTGCCCGCGGACGATTTTTGCAAAACTTTTTTGAAGCCCGCCCAGATGCGGGCAGTTGCGTCGTGA